GGCCCTGGGCGGGCATGTGACGCTGGTCGGCGTGCTGGGCCAGGACGAAGCCGGCGACAGCGTCCGGCGCCTGGCCACCGAGGCCGGCATCCAGGGCGACCTGATTGCCGACAACGAACTGCACACCACGCTGAAGATGCGCGTGCTGGGCCGCCAGCAGCAGCTGCTGCGCGTGGATTTCGAACAGCATCCCTCGCAGGCGTCGCTGGACGCCGTGGACGCGGCCCTGGCGCGCCACATGGCCAACCACGACATCGTCGTCCTGTCGGACTACGCCAAAGGCGTACTGACGCGGGTCGAGTCGCTGATTGCACTGGCGCGCAATGCGGGCATCCCGGTGCTGGTGGACCCCAAGGGCGACGACTATTCGCGCTATCGCGGCGCGACGCTGGTCACGCCCAATCGCTCGGAGATGCAGCAGGCGGTTGGCCGCTGGACGTCCGAAGCCGAATTGACCGATCGCGCGCAGCGTCTGCGCGCCGATCTGGACCTGGAAGCCTTGCTCGTGACGCGGTCCGAGCAGGGCATGACTTTGTTTTCCGATGCGGGACGCGACCACACCGACGCGCAGGCGCACGAAGTGTTCGACGTGTCCGGCGCGGGCGACACCGTGCTGGCCACGCTGGCGGTCACGCGCGCCATCGGCCTGCCGTGGGCCGAGGCCATGGGCTGGGCCAACAAGGCCGGCGGCATTGCCGTGGGCAAGCTGGGCACGTCCGTCGTTACCGCCGCGGAATTGGCAGGAGAATCCTCATGATCGTCGTTACCGGAGCCGCTGGCTTCATTGGCAGCAACCTGGTTCGCGGGCTCAACCGCCGCGGCATCGAAGACATCATTGCCGTCGATGACCTGACCGAGGGCGACAAATTCGTCAATCTGGTCGACTGCAAGATCGCCGACTACATGGACAAGGACGACTTCCGCCGCCGCGTCGCGGACGGCAGCCTGCCCGAAATCCGCGCGGTGCTGCATCAGGGCGCGTGCTCGGACACGACTGAGCGCAACGGCCGCTTCATGCTGGACAACAACTATCGCGTCACGCTGGAACTCTTCGAGTTCTGCCAGGCGCGCCGCGTGCCGTTCCTGTATGCGTCCTCCGCGGCTGTGTACGGCGGCTCGACGACCTACGTCGAGCATCCCGACAACGAAGGTCCGCTGAACGTCTACGGCTATTCCAAGCTGCTGTTCGACCAGGTGCTGCGCAAGCGCATGGACAGCCTGACGGCGCAGGTCGTCGGCCTGCGGTATTTCAATGTGTACGGCCCGCACGAGCAGCACAAGGGCCGCATGGCCTCGGTGGCCTTCCACAACATGAACCAGTTCCTGGAGCACGGGCACGTGCGCCTCTTTGCGGGCTGGGACGGCTACGTGGATGGCGGCCAGAGCCGCGACTTCATCTCGGTCGAGGACGTGGTGGCGGTGAATCTGCATTTCCTGGATCACCCCGAGCAATCCGGCATTTTCAATTGCGGCACGGGCAAGGCGCAGCCCTTCAACGACGTGGCGGCGGCCGTGGTGAACACGCTGCGCGCCGAACGCGGTGAGGCCGAGCTGACGCTGGCCCAGTTGGCCGAGCTGGGCCTGATCCGCTACATCCCGTTCCCGGACGACCTCAAGGGCCGTTACCAGAGCTACACGCAGGCCGACGTCACGCAGCTTCGGGCAGCCGGTTTTGCCGCGCCGATGCGCGACGTGCAGACGGGCGTGGCCGAATACGTGCGCTACTGGCGCGCCCGGAAGTAACCCGTCCCGCGGGCAACGCGACCACGAAAACCACCGCAATGCGGTGGTTTTTTTTGACCGCGTGGGCGGCCACGTAGTTGCCGGGGTGGATGTTTTGGTTCACCGGCCGGGCACAGGGTGGCACCGGCACCGATGATGGGAACAGGGCGCGGCAACCGTCGCGTCCGGAACCGTCAGGAGAGCCGCATGAACCCCTTCGTCCACTCCACCGTTGCCCGCAACCTGCCGTCGGCGCCATGGCGCCGCGCGCGTCCGGCCGCCGTGCCTGCATGCCAGCGCAAGCGCCACCGTGTTCTGCGGCGGGCGCTTGGCGCCTTGCTGCTGTCCGCCGGCCTGGGCGTGGCCGCGCCGCCCGCCCACGCGGTGGACATCAACCAGGCCACCGCGGCCCAGCTTGAAGGCGTGCGAGGCATCGGCCCGCGCACCGCCGAAATCATCGTGCGCGAACGCGAGCGCGGCGGCGGTTTTGAATCGCTCGACGATCTGACCGAGCGCGTGCGCGGCATCGGCCAGAAAAAGGCCCAGGCGTTGCAGGCGGCGGGGCTGACCATCGGTGCGGCGGGTGCTGCGGGCACAGCGACCAGGCCCCCGGCAGCCGCAGGAGGGGCAGGTGCGGCAGCGGCGGGCCGGCCGGCGCCGGGCAAGGCGCCTACGGCCAATTCGGCCCGGCCGTCCACCGGGACCACGGCGCCCGCGCGTGCCAAGCCCTGAGCCCGCCACCAGGGAGCCCATGGCGCGTGCGCGGCCTTTGGGGCCGCGCGGCGCCGGGCGGAGTTATGATCGACCGCATGACTACTACCTACCCCACTATCGAGCAGACCGTCGGCAACACGCCCCTGGTGCGCCTGCAGCGCATTCCTGGGGCGGCGGGCGACGCGCGCGGCAATGTCATCCTGGCCAAGCTGGAAGGCAACAACCCGGCGGGATCCGTAAAGGATCGCCCGGCCTTGTCGATGATCCAGCGCGCGGAAGAGCGCGGCGACATCAAGCCGGGCGACACCCTCATTGAGGCCACCAGCGGCAACACCGGCATCGCGCTGGCCATGGCGGCCGCCATGAAGGGCTACCGCATGATTCTGATCATGCCGGATAACCTGTCCGTGGAACGGCGTGCAGCCATGGCGGCCTATGGCGCGGAACTGATCCTGACGCCGGCCGACAAGGGCGGCATGGAATACGCCCGCGACCTCGCCACCGAGATGCAGGCCGACGGCCGTGGCGTGGTGCTGGACCAGTTCGCCAACCCGGACAATCCGCGCGCGCACATTGAAACCACGGGCCCGGAACTCTGGAATCAGACGGAAGGACGCATCACGCACTTCGTCAGCGCGATGGGCACCACGGGCACGATCATGGGCGTGTCGACCTATCTCAAGTCCCGAAACCCCGCCGTGCAGGTGGTGGGCGCGCAGCCGGCCGAAGGCTCGCAGATTCCTGGCATCCGCAAGTGGCCCGAGGCATACCTGCCCAAGATCTTTGATCGCAGCCGCGTGGACGCCTACGAATCCATCCAGCAGACCGAGGCCGAAGTCATGGCACGGCGGCTGGCCGCCGAGGAAGGCATCTTCGGCGGGATCTCGTCCGCCGGCGCACTGGTTGCGGCTCTGCGGGTTGCCGAGCGCGTCAACGATGCGACCATCGTGTTCATCGTGTGCGACCGCGGCGATCGCTACCTGTCGACCGGCGTTTTCAACTGATACGCGAGGCTGAAAAGCGGGGCTGAAAAGCCGCGCTGAAAAGCGGCGTGGCCCGGCCGCTCCGACCGATGCTGCACCCCAATGAAAAACGCCCTGGCGGTTGAACCCGCCAGGGCGTTTGCTTTTCGGCGCCAGGGTGTCCGCAGGATGGCGCTCAGCGCGCCACGCGGGCCTCGATCTCCGTGGCCAGATCAGCCACCGATGTGGCATAGAAATAGCTGCGGTTGTACTTGGTCAGCGCAAAGAAGTTGGGCGTGCCCACGCGATACTGCGCCGTGCCGCGCATTTCCTCGACCAGATCCACCACGCCCAGCGGCTGGCTGCTCCAGCCGTCGCCGGTCGCGCCGGGCTTGAGCCGCGAGCCCGCCGCCGATAGCGTCGTCCAGCTTTGCTTGGGCTCCAGGCCGCCGTCCACCAGGGCGGTGGGATCGGCGGGCAGCACCACCGGCGCGAACACCGGCAGGCCACGCTGCCAGCCGTGCTGCGCCAGGAAGCTGCCCACGGACATGATTGCGTCTTGGGTGTTGTTGGTCAGGTCGATATGGCCATTGCCGTCGCCGTCCACGGCGTAGTGCATCACGCTGGTCGGCATGAACTGCGGCATGCCGATGGCGCCGGCATAGGAGCCCTGCGTTTCCAGCTCAAGCTTGTCGTTCATGACCAGCGTCAGGAAGTCCGCCAGCTGGGTGCGGAACATGGTGGCGCGTTCGGGCTTGGCGGGATCGGGGTAGTCAAAGGCCAGCGTGGCCAGCGCGTCCAGGACGCGGAAGTTGCCCATGTTGCGGCCATACAGCGTTTCGACGCCGATGATGGAGGCAATGATGGGCGCGGGCACGCCGAACCGTTGCGCGGCCTGGTTCAGGAGGTCGCGGTTTTCGTTGTAGAACTCGACGCCCCAGGCGATGCGCTTGGGCTCGACGAAGCGCGACCGGTAGGTCAGCCAGCTGCGCCAGACCTTCTTGCCCGGCGGGGAGGGGGCAATCAGCCGCGCCACCGTGGCGTTGTAGCGTGAGCTTTCAAGGGCGGACACCATCGGCGCCAGCGGCAGTTGCCGTTCGGCGGCCAGGTTTTCCACGAAAGTGCGGACCTCGGGGCGCAGCGCGCCCGACGGGGTCAACGTGGCGGGTGCGTCGTCCGCGAGTTCGGGGCCGAGCGTCGGCGTGCTGGGCCCGATGCGGATGGGTGCGGTCCCTGAAGCCTGGGCGGTTTGGGGAGCAAGGGTGGAGGAGGGTGCTGCGGTGGGAGTGGTGGTGGAGCACCCCGCCAGCAGGGCGGAAAGCGCGCCGAGTTGCAGTATTCGCCGACAGATGAACATAATCTTCCTTATGGAGACCATGTATCTTACCCACCCGGCATGCCGCTTGCATGAAATGGGAAGTTGGCATCCGGAAAGCCCCCAGAGGCTGGACGCCATCTCCGATCAGTTGCTCGCAAGCGGATTGATGCCCTATCTGAATGACCGGCAGGCGCCGCAGGCGTCGCGCCACGACCTCTTGCGCGTGCACACTGTCCAGTACCTGGACAGTTTGCAGAAACATACGCCGGACCTAGGGTATTACCCTATCGATCCGGACACTCTCATGAACCCGCACACCTACGAGGCCGCGCTGCATGCGGCGGGCGCGGGCGTGGCTGCTGTCGACGCCGTGCTGGGCGGCGAGGCGCGCACGGCCTTTTGCGCCGTGCGTCCACCGGGCCATCACGCCTGCCGTTCGCAGGCGATGGGGTTCTGCTTCTTGAATAACGTCGCCATCGCGGCGCAGCACGCCATGGATTTTCATGGTCTGACGCGTGTGGCGATCGTCGATTTCGATGTGCATCACGGCAACGGCACCGAAGACGTCTTCGCTGGCGACGATCGGGTGCTGATGTGCAGCTTTTTTCAGCATCCGTTCTTTCCGAACAGCGGCGCGGATCACCCGGCCGCCAACATGCTGAACGTGCCCGTCCCCGCCTATACCGCGGGCGCCGCGGTCAAATCCATCGTGACGGACACCTGGTTGCCGCGGCTGGAGGCGCACCGCCCGGAACTGATCCTCG
The DNA window shown above is from Achromobacter spanius and carries:
- the rfaE1 gene encoding D-glycero-beta-D-manno-heptose-7-phosphate kinase yields the protein MNSFPAEAISRSRVLVVGDVMLDRYWFGEVERISPEAPVPVVRVARREDRLGGAANVARNVAALGGHVTLVGVLGQDEAGDSVRRLATEAGIQGDLIADNELHTTLKMRVLGRQQQLLRVDFEQHPSQASLDAVDAALARHMANHDIVVLSDYAKGVLTRVESLIALARNAGIPVLVDPKGDDYSRYRGATLVTPNRSEMQQAVGRWTSEAELTDRAQRLRADLDLEALLVTRSEQGMTLFSDAGRDHTDAQAHEVFDVSGAGDTVLATLAVTRAIGLPWAEAMGWANKAGGIAVGKLGTSVVTAAELAGESS
- the rfaD gene encoding ADP-glyceromanno-heptose 6-epimerase; the protein is MIVVTGAAGFIGSNLVRGLNRRGIEDIIAVDDLTEGDKFVNLVDCKIADYMDKDDFRRRVADGSLPEIRAVLHQGACSDTTERNGRFMLDNNYRVTLELFEFCQARRVPFLYASSAAVYGGSTTYVEHPDNEGPLNVYGYSKLLFDQVLRKRMDSLTAQVVGLRYFNVYGPHEQHKGRMASVAFHNMNQFLEHGHVRLFAGWDGYVDGGQSRDFISVEDVVAVNLHFLDHPEQSGIFNCGTGKAQPFNDVAAAVVNTLRAERGEAELTLAQLAELGLIRYIPFPDDLKGRYQSYTQADVTQLRAAGFAAPMRDVQTGVAEYVRYWRARK
- a CDS encoding ComEA family DNA-binding protein codes for the protein MNPFVHSTVARNLPSAPWRRARPAAVPACQRKRHRVLRRALGALLLSAGLGVAAPPAHAVDINQATAAQLEGVRGIGPRTAEIIVRERERGGGFESLDDLTERVRGIGQKKAQALQAAGLTIGAAGAAGTATRPPAAAGGAGAAAAGRPAPGKAPTANSARPSTGTTAPARAKP
- the cysM gene encoding cysteine synthase CysM, with the translated sequence MTTTYPTIEQTVGNTPLVRLQRIPGAAGDARGNVILAKLEGNNPAGSVKDRPALSMIQRAEERGDIKPGDTLIEATSGNTGIALAMAAAMKGYRMILIMPDNLSVERRAAMAAYGAELILTPADKGGMEYARDLATEMQADGRGVVLDQFANPDNPRAHIETTGPELWNQTEGRITHFVSAMGTTGTIMGVSTYLKSRNPAVQVVGAQPAEGSQIPGIRKWPEAYLPKIFDRSRVDAYESIQQTEAEVMARRLAAEEGIFGGISSAGALVAALRVAERVNDATIVFIVCDRGDRYLSTGVFN
- the mltB gene encoding lytic murein transglycosylase B; the encoded protein is MFICRRILQLGALSALLAGCSTTTPTAAPSSTLAPQTAQASGTAPIRIGPSTPTLGPELADDAPATLTPSGALRPEVRTFVENLAAERQLPLAPMVSALESSRYNATVARLIAPSPPGKKVWRSWLTYRSRFVEPKRIAWGVEFYNENRDLLNQAAQRFGVPAPIIASIIGVETLYGRNMGNFRVLDALATLAFDYPDPAKPERATMFRTQLADFLTLVMNDKLELETQGSYAGAIGMPQFMPTSVMHYAVDGDGNGHIDLTNNTQDAIMSVGSFLAQHGWQRGLPVFAPVVLPADPTALVDGGLEPKQSWTTLSAAGSRLKPGATGDGWSSQPLGVVDLVEEMRGTAQYRVGTPNFFALTKYNRSYFYATSVADLATEIEARVAR
- a CDS encoding histone deacetylase family protein, whose protein sequence is METMYLTHPACRLHEMGSWHPESPQRLDAISDQLLASGLMPYLNDRQAPQASRHDLLRVHTVQYLDSLQKHTPDLGYYPIDPDTLMNPHTYEAALHAAGAGVAAVDAVLGGEARTAFCAVRPPGHHACRSQAMGFCFLNNVAIAAQHAMDFHGLTRVAIVDFDVHHGNGTEDVFAGDDRVLMCSFFQHPFFPNSGADHPAANMLNVPVPAYTAGAAVKSIVTDTWLPRLEAHRPELILVSAGFDAHREDDMGQMGLVESDYAWITEQLVGVADRHCQGRIVSTLEGGYNLSALGRSVVAHIRALAKL